A region of Granulicella aggregans DNA encodes the following proteins:
- a CDS encoding NADH-quinone oxidoreductase subunit N, protein MSPNVIDLLPEEILTITGVLVMLIEPVLKPGTSRKPLGWLAILGTIASGAAAFYQLQFGTLQAYSGLIQIDAFSVFFHVLIAAVVLVTLLGSLDYFDGHATHAGEYFALALFGAVGMMLMTCSVELLMVFIGLEISSISTYIMAGFRKGQATGSESSIKYFLLGSFATAFFLYGIALAFGATGSTSIAAIAAGLGTSATPTMAFMALAMIVIGIGFKVSAAPFHVWTPDVYQGAPAPVVGLMSTAPKAAAFAVLLRITFDGFPGFEPRWALLIGIIAVLSMTIGNLGALLQKDVKRMLAYSSIAHAGYLLVAFTAFPKDAIASAAFYIAAYSAMNVGAFAVITQVSGYDETSRTAEDFTGLALRRPVMAALLSFFLLSLIGIPFTGGFFGKFYVFSAAINAGHIWIAVLGLANSGFACFYYLRLIAALYTKSLKDVTEDGVDIAHPFTATTVPAGIGLTLAAAATLILGILPGQVLQLAQRAGTTSLAPVEKAAMPTIEIK, encoded by the coding sequence ATGTCGCCTAACGTAATCGACCTGCTTCCCGAAGAGATACTTACCATCACTGGCGTGCTCGTCATGCTGATCGAGCCGGTGCTGAAACCCGGCACCAGCCGCAAGCCGCTCGGATGGCTCGCAATCCTCGGCACCATCGCATCAGGTGCCGCAGCGTTCTATCAGCTTCAGTTCGGCACGCTTCAGGCCTACTCCGGCTTGATCCAGATCGATGCCTTTTCGGTCTTCTTTCATGTCCTGATCGCAGCGGTTGTGCTGGTCACGCTGCTGGGGTCGCTGGATTACTTTGACGGTCACGCTACCCACGCTGGCGAGTACTTTGCGCTCGCGCTCTTCGGCGCCGTGGGCATGATGCTGATGACCTGCTCGGTCGAGTTGCTGATGGTCTTCATCGGCCTCGAGATCTCTTCGATCTCGACCTACATCATGGCCGGCTTCCGCAAGGGTCAGGCAACAGGCTCCGAGTCCTCCATCAAATACTTCCTTCTCGGCAGCTTCGCGACGGCCTTCTTCCTCTACGGCATCGCGCTGGCCTTCGGTGCGACCGGCTCCACATCGATCGCGGCCATCGCCGCGGGTCTCGGCACCTCCGCTACGCCTACTATGGCCTTCATGGCGCTGGCCATGATTGTGATCGGTATCGGCTTCAAGGTCTCCGCGGCTCCCTTCCATGTATGGACGCCGGACGTCTACCAGGGCGCTCCCGCCCCGGTCGTGGGCCTGATGTCGACCGCACCCAAGGCCGCCGCCTTCGCTGTGCTTCTTCGTATCACCTTCGACGGCTTCCCAGGCTTCGAGCCCCGCTGGGCGCTCCTGATCGGCATCATTGCCGTGCTCTCGATGACCATCGGCAACCTCGGCGCTCTGCTGCAGAAGGACGTGAAGCGCATGCTGGCTTACTCGAGCATCGCGCATGCAGGCTACCTGCTCGTAGCCTTCACCGCCTTCCCTAAGGACGCGATCGCCTCGGCCGCCTTCTACATCGCGGCCTATTCGGCGATGAACGTCGGTGCCTTCGCCGTCATCACCCAGGTCTCAGGCTACGACGAGACCTCGCGTACCGCGGAAGACTTCACCGGCCTCGCGCTGCGCCGTCCGGTCATGGCTGCGCTGCTCAGCTTCTTCCTGCTCTCGCTGATCGGGATTCCCTTCACCGGCGGATTCTTCGGCAAGTTCTACGTCTTCTCGGCCGCCATCAACGCCGGCCACATCTGGATCGCCGTTCTCGGTCTGGCGAACAGCGGCTTCGCCTGCTTCTACTATCTCCGCCTGATCGCCGCTCTCTATACGAAATCGCTCAAAGACGTGACCGAGGATGGCGTGGACATCGCCCATCCCTTCACCGCGACGACTGTGCCTGCTGGCATCGGCCTCACGCTTGCGGCTGCCGCGACGCTGATCCTTGGCATCCTTCCAGGACAGGTTTTGCAGCTGGCTCAGCGCGCTGGGACTACGTCGCTCGCTCCGGTTGAGAAAGCTGCCATGCCCACGATCGAAATTAAGTAG